One segment of Daphnia magna isolate NIES linkage group LG2, ASM2063170v1.1, whole genome shotgun sequence DNA contains the following:
- the LOC116934659 gene encoding calcium-dependent protein kinase 1, whose protein sequence is MSSSVADDSGSIATTISRNTPGRSTEENVSSRAEQEERAVASGGEAPLTNAPIDGGREPVREGSKLFRVKTGIGVGQYRCLPEYSQEKQKKKKKRDFYKGFYNCDIPVAIVKTLIPIDSDPTKLQKEGKKKEKIKNARKESEREFRILKELEVHENFIRYFGREVDQKQEFVYLATELCLCSVEDLLDPALEKEISMKKEILDELQAKEILRQATRGLNYLHQNNFIHRNIKPNNFLIQEVNKTGGSSCRFVVKITDFRLTRKRDPSTKEFLSGSAASQGWEAPESRNQEKELSTKLDVFILGCFYHYVMIALSENGVNMTKPRHPFGDRELLRPENITNKNYSVYEGKLPFVPNSKNEGEKQVAKLITSMLKFNEDDRPTLQQVLENKYFKPTENYKIYDHVKTGLCVIFNQQKFEDPKEFREGSEMDRDMLMNTFQKLGFDIDVHENLDSFELKSEINNLAKRDFKDYGCLVVCLLSHGIENAIQCYDRRYVNTNELKYEFSLDNCPSLYGKPKIFIVQACQGSLSQSETGIVAPPANPASFFSKLIPAPVILYQHFTGGLESSPSTVQLKNKDVKHTYSTEQLKQMKISYYYPGRNPPLMDFITINATLPGFLCYRLNEGSFFIQSLCEALSQEYLDKIPDECTQHLEDLLRCVQVKINAYSEKFENNSNEEEKNCWQTMTWEVCLSKHIRFRKGVKKGN, encoded by the exons ATGTCGTCCTCTGTGGCTGACGACTCTGGGAGCATTGCTACGACTATTAGCCGAAACACACCAGGGCGCAGTACCGAAGAGAACGTATCCAGTAGAGCCGAACAAGAGGAAAGAGCCGTTGCATCGGGAGGAGAGGCACCGCTGACTAATGCACCAATTG ATGGAGGAAGAGAACCGGTGCGCGAAGGAAGTAAGCTTTTCCGCGTTAAAACTGGAATCGGCGTTGGCCAATATCGGTGTCTTCCCGAATATTCTCaggaaaaacagaaaaaaaagaagaagagagattTCTATAAGGGTTTCTACAACTGCGATATTCCAGTTGCCATCGTAAAGACACTCATACCTATAGATAGTGACCCAACTAAACTGCaaaaagaagggaagaagaaagaaaagattaaaaaCGCGAGGAAAGAGAGTGAACGAGAGTTTCGAATACTGAAAGAGCTGGAGGTCCATGAAAATTTCATACGCTATTTTGGTCGCGAGGTGGATCAGAAACAGGAATTCGT GTACCTTGCAACAGAACTCTGTCTGTGTTCTGTGGAAGATCTTTTAGATCCAGCTCTCGAAAAGGAAATTtcgatgaaaaaagaaattttggaTGAGTTGCAAGCGAAAGAAATCCTGCGCCAGGCAACAAGAGGGCTCAATTACTTACACCAGAACAACTTTATCCACCGCAACATCAAGCCCAATAACTTTCTAATTCAGGAAGTCAATAAGACAGGCGGCAGCTCTTGCCGATTTGTGGTTAAAATAACTGACTTTCGTCTGACCAGGAAACGTGATCCTTCTACAAAAGAATTTCTATCAGGATCTGCTGCATCACAAGGATGGGAGGCACCGGAAAGCAGAAACCAGGAAAAGGAGCTCAGTACAAAATTGGATGTCTTTATTCTCGGTTGTTTCTATCACTATGTCATGATTGCACTGTCGGAGAATGGAGTCAACATGACAAAGCCCAGACATCCATTCGGAGACCGTGAACTTCTGCGTCCGGAAAACATTACCAACAAAAATTATTCCGTCTATGAAGGGAAACTTCCATTCGTTCCCAATAGCAAGAACGAGGGCGAGAAACAAGTGGCAAAGCTTATCACGTCTATGTTGAAGTTCAACGAGGATGACCGTCCAACATTACAACAAGTTcttgaaaataaatatttcaaacCTACCGAAAATTACAAGATATATGATCATGTTAAAACCGGCCTTTGTGTTATCTTCAACCAGCAAAAGTTTGAAGATCCAAAAGAG tttcGCGAAGGGAGTGAGATGGACCGAGATATGCTAATGAATACCTTTCAAAAACTGGGTTTCGACATCGATGTTCATGAAAATCTAGATTCGTTTGAGTTGAAATCTGAAATCAACAATCTGGCCAAAAGAGATTTCAAGGATTATGGTTGCCTCGTGGTCTGCCTTTTGTCTCATGGAATTGAGAACGCAATCCAATGCTACGATCGTAGATACGTTAACACAAATGAACTTAAGTACGAGTTCTCTTTGGATAATTGCCCCAGCCTCTATGGCAAACCGAAAATCTTCATCGTTCAGGCTTGTCAGGGAAGCCTGAGTCAGAGTGAAACGGGAATAGTTGCTCCACCCGCCAATCCAGCATCCTTCTTTTCAAAGTTGATACCTGCTCCTGTTATACTCTACCAGCATTTTACCG GTGGTTTGGAATCATCACCTTCCACAgttcaattgaaaaacaagGACGTAAAGCATACCTATAGCACAGAACAGTTGAAACAGATGAAAATTTCGTACTACTATCCTGGAAGGAATCCTCCGCTTATGGATTTCATAACAATCAATGCAACTCTACCTGGTTTCCTATGCTACCGACTAAACGAGGGTAGCTTTTTCATTCAAAGTCTCTGTGAGGCTTTGTCTCAAGAATATTTGGATAAAATACCGGATGAGTGTACACAACACCTGGAAGACTTATTAAGATGTGTCCAGGTTAAAATCAACGCATATTCagagaaatttgaaaataattcaaatgaaGAGGAGAAAAACTGCTGGCAAACTATGACATGGGAAGTATGCCTGAGCAAACACATTCGATTTCGCAAAGGTgtaaaaaagggaaactaA
- the LOC123466324 gene encoding serine/threonine-protein kinase/endoribonuclease ire-1-like: protein MSSNLVKDPHASSSRTERNETPITLEDETPLTNPQKETSSVVDAEREPFYKESKLFRVNIGSKNAPQYLYLSHDLVKKDKSDAQENKRQIYDGFFNCDVPVAILKIEPILSGTTRKELERERRLLTELEVHENFIRYIAHEWDKDFEYIATERCLCSVADLLDQDLIKEVQMNKEILEELGAKEILRQATRGLDYLHQNNFVHRNLKPNNFLIKEINQTGYSSHRFVAKITDFRLTRKRDSFEKLLTGAAASQGWEAPESRNVEKVLSTKLDVFILGCFYHYVLISLSKKEDSKKKPRHPFGDK from the exons ATGTCGTCCAACCTGGTAAAAGACCCACACGCTTCGTCCAGTAGAACCGAACGAAATGAAACACCAATTACATTAGAAGACGAGACACCGCTGACTAATCCACAAAAGGAGACCTCGTCAGTTGTTG ATGCAGAAAGAGAACCATTCTACAAAGAGAGTAAGCTTTTCCGGGTTAACATTGGAAGCAAAAACGCTCCCCAATATTTGTACCTTTCTCACGATCTTGtgaaaaaagataaaagtGATGCACAAGAGAACAAGAGACAAATCTATGATGGGTTCTTCAACTGCGATGTTCCAGTTGCCATCTTAAAAATAGAACCGATCCTTAGCGGTACAACCCGAAAAGAATTAGAGCGAGAACGTCGACTATTGACAGAATTGGAGGTCCACGAAAATTTTATCCGATATATTGCTCACGAATGGGACAAGGATTTCGA GTACATTGCAACAGAACGCTGTCTGTGTTCTGTGGCAGATCTTCTAGATCAAGACCTCATAAAGGAAGTCCAAATGAACAAGGAAATTCTTGAGGAGTTAGGAGCGAAAGAAATCCTGCGACAGGCAACAAGAGGGCTCGATTACTTGCACCAAAACAACTTTGTCCATCGAAACCTAAAGCCCAATAATTTTCTTATTAAGGAAATTAATCAAACAGGTTACAGCTCTCATCGATTTGTGGCTAAAATAACAGATTTTCGCCTAACTAGAAAGCGTGATTCTTTTGAGAAACTTCTAACGGGAGCTGCCGCATCACAAGGATGGGAGGCACCGGAAAGCCGAAATGTGGAAAAAGTTCTCAGCACAAAATTGGATGTCTTTATCCTTGGTTGTTTCTATCACTATGTGCTTATTTCACTGTCAAAGAAGGAAGACAGCAAGAAAAAGCCCAGACATCCATTTGGCGACAAATGA